The Bacillus xiapuensis genome window below encodes:
- a CDS encoding DUF72 domain-containing protein, whose product MLYIGVTGWGDHDSLYPDGTAPRDKLQEYAAHFPIVELDASFYAVQPLRNMQKWVSETPDRFQFIVKAYQGMTGHERGEIPFESKEQMFQAFKSSLEPMKAAGKLAMVLFQFPPWFDCQRKNVHYLRYCKEEMGDLPLAVEFRHQSWYSSAYMEQTLHIIEKEGWIHTVCDEPQAGEGSVPIILQATDSKKTLVRLHGRNQHGWMKQSNKDWRKVRYLYRYSDNELKQWTSFAAELQKQSEDVYILFNNNSGGDAADNAKRMIELAEVKYDHLASRQLGLF is encoded by the coding sequence TTGTTATATATTGGCGTAACAGGCTGGGGCGATCATGATTCCCTGTACCCGGATGGAACCGCTCCTCGCGATAAGCTGCAGGAATATGCCGCGCATTTTCCTATTGTGGAGCTGGATGCCAGCTTTTATGCTGTGCAGCCGCTGAGGAATATGCAAAAATGGGTGAGTGAGACGCCGGATCGCTTTCAATTTATCGTCAAGGCGTACCAAGGAATGACGGGGCATGAGCGCGGTGAAATTCCGTTTGAGTCGAAAGAGCAGATGTTTCAAGCGTTCAAGAGTTCCTTAGAGCCAATGAAAGCAGCGGGCAAGCTCGCGATGGTACTGTTCCAATTCCCTCCATGGTTTGATTGCCAGAGAAAGAATGTCCATTATTTGCGCTATTGTAAAGAGGAAATGGGAGATTTGCCGCTGGCTGTTGAGTTTCGCCATCAATCGTGGTACTCATCCGCTTATATGGAGCAAACGCTTCACATTATTGAGAAGGAAGGATGGATTCACACCGTATGTGATGAACCTCAAGCGGGTGAAGGCTCTGTTCCGATTATATTACAGGCTACGGATTCGAAGAAAACGCTCGTTCGCTTGCACGGCCGCAATCAGCACGGCTGGATGAAACAAAGCAATAAAGATTGGCGCAAAGTGCGATACCTGTATCGGTACAGTGATAATGAGTTAAAGCAGTGGACCTCATTCGCTGCCGAGCTGCAGAAACAAAGCGAGGATGTCTATATATTATTCAATAATAATTCAGGCGGGGATGCGGCGGATAATGCTAAACGCATGATCGAATTGGCCGAAGTGAAGTATGATCATTTGGCTTCGCGCCAGCTTGGTTTATTTTAA
- a CDS encoding DUF7878 domain-containing protein yields the protein MKVVCDYGGKNTDSTFSQVKFHYNFTSDAGDISNKQRKDVSSILDITANFSIFIDADCYFDEEEFPILEFYKYLYEWKERTDALNKVQEFHYYTIEYDDYEDGAILSLILFGGDKAKLKSIWSQEDLYNVFDISYIKDKFMALESSLKKAIEEYFEIDLEKFLRHIPMYREMDSEDM from the coding sequence ATAAAAGTCGTCTGTGATTACGGAGGGAAAAATACGGACAGCACATTCAGCCAAGTAAAGTTTCACTATAACTTTACCAGTGACGCAGGTGACATCTCAAATAAACAAAGAAAAGATGTCTCCTCAATTTTGGATATCACTGCTAATTTTAGTATTTTTATAGATGCCGACTGCTATTTTGATGAAGAGGAATTCCCCATTTTAGAATTCTATAAGTACCTTTATGAATGGAAAGAAAGAACAGATGCTTTAAATAAAGTGCAAGAGTTTCATTACTACACGATTGAATATGACGATTATGAAGACGGAGCAATTTTATCTCTAATCCTTTTTGGAGGAGATAAAGCAAAATTAAAATCTATTTGGTCACAAGAAGACCTTTATAATGTATTTGATATTTCATATATAAAGGATAAATTCATGGCTCTAGAATCTTCATTAAAAAAAGCTATTGAAGAATATTTTGAAATTGATCTAGAAAAGTTCTTGAGACATATTCCGATGTATAGGGAGATGGACTCAGAAGATATGTAA
- the sufB gene encoding Fe-S cluster assembly protein SufB, which yields MAKKMPEIGDYKYGFRDKDVSVYRSERGLTREIVEEISKMKEEPQWMLDFRLKSLEHFYEMPMPQWGGDLSSLSFDEITYYVKPSEKSERSWDEVPEEIKQTFDKLGIPEAEQKYLAGVSAQYESEVVYHNMKEDLEEMGIVFKDTDSALKENEDIFRQYWAKVIPPTDNKFAALNSAVWSGGSFIYVPPGVKVDTPLQAYFRINSENMGQFERTLIIVDEGASVHYVEGCTAPVYTTNSLHSAVVEIFVNKDAYCRYTTIQNWANNVYNLVTKRAVCEANATMEWIDGNIGSKLTMKYPAVILKGEGARGMTLSIAIAGKGQHQDAGAKMIHLAPNTSSTIVSKSISKHGGKVTYRGIVHFGRKAEGARANIECDTLIMDNQSTSDTIPYNEILNDNISLEHEAKVSKVSEEQLFYLMSRGVSEAEATEMIVMGFIEPFTKELPMEYAVEMNRLIKFEMEGSIG from the coding sequence ATGGCAAAAAAAATGCCGGAAATCGGGGATTACAAGTACGGTTTTAGAGATAAAGATGTGTCCGTTTATCGTTCAGAGCGCGGCTTAACTCGCGAAATCGTAGAAGAAATCTCTAAAATGAAAGAAGAACCCCAATGGATGCTGGACTTCCGCTTGAAGTCGCTTGAACACTTTTATGAAATGCCGATGCCGCAATGGGGAGGAGATCTTTCCTCTTTAAGCTTCGATGAAATTACTTATTACGTCAAGCCATCGGAGAAATCAGAGCGTTCTTGGGATGAAGTGCCTGAAGAGATCAAACAAACTTTTGATAAGCTCGGGATTCCAGAAGCGGAACAAAAATACCTTGCCGGTGTCTCTGCCCAATATGAATCGGAAGTTGTTTACCACAATATGAAAGAGGACTTGGAAGAAATGGGCATCGTCTTTAAAGACACGGATTCTGCCCTTAAAGAAAATGAAGATATTTTCCGCCAATACTGGGCCAAGGTGATTCCGCCGACAGACAATAAATTTGCCGCATTAAATTCAGCTGTATGGTCAGGAGGTTCCTTCATCTATGTTCCCCCTGGCGTGAAAGTCGATACACCGCTGCAAGCATACTTCCGCATTAATTCAGAGAATATGGGACAATTTGAACGCACGCTGATCATTGTCGACGAAGGCGCGAGCGTCCATTACGTGGAGGGCTGTACTGCGCCGGTATACACCACGAACTCGCTGCACAGTGCGGTCGTAGAAATTTTTGTCAACAAAGACGCCTACTGCCGTTATACCACCATCCAAAACTGGGCCAACAACGTATACAACCTGGTAACCAAGCGCGCGGTCTGTGAAGCGAATGCGACAATGGAATGGATCGACGGCAATATCGGTTCGAAATTAACGATGAAATATCCAGCCGTGATCTTAAAAGGCGAAGGCGCCCGCGGCATGACCCTTTCCATCGCCATCGCCGGCAAAGGCCAGCATCAGGATGCAGGAGCGAAAATGATTCACCTGGCGCCAAACACTTCTTCCACGATCGTATCCAAATCGATTTCTAAACACGGAGGGAAAGTGACGTACCGCGGAATCGTTCACTTTGGACGCAAAGCGGAAGGTGCCCGCGCTAACATCGAATGTGACACTTTAATTATGGATAATCAATCAACTTCTGATACAATTCCATACAACGAAATTTTAAACGACAACATCTCTTTAGAGCATGAAGCAAAGGTATCGAAAGTATCAGAAGAACAGCTATTCTACTTGATGAGCCGCGGCGTTTCCGAAGCCGAAGCCACAGAAATGATCGTCATGGGCTTCATCGAGCCATTCACAAAAGAACTTCCAATGGAATACGCGGTCGAAATGAACCGCTTAATCAAGTTCGAGATGGAAGGTTCTATCGGTTAA
- the sufU gene encoding Fe-S cluster assembly sulfur transfer protein SufU, whose translation MSFNNLDQLYRQVIMDHYKNPRNKGQLEDGSLTVDMNNPTCGDRIHLTLNVEDGKVKEAKFEGEGCSISMASASMMTQAIKGKDIETALKLSQVFSDMMQGNDYPEDIDLGDIEALQGVAKFPARIKCATLSWKAMEKGLKENEQ comes from the coding sequence ATGTCTTTTAATAATTTAGACCAGCTGTACCGGCAAGTGATCATGGATCATTACAAAAATCCACGCAACAAGGGACAGCTTGAAGACGGCAGCTTAACGGTAGATATGAACAATCCGACTTGCGGTGACCGCATTCATTTAACCTTGAATGTAGAAGACGGAAAAGTAAAGGAAGCGAAATTCGAAGGCGAAGGCTGCTCCATTTCCATGGCCTCCGCTTCGATGATGACGCAGGCCATTAAAGGAAAAGATATTGAAACAGCGTTAAAGCTCTCTCAGGTGTTTTCTGATATGATGCAGGGAAATGACTACCCGGAAGATATAGATTTAGGTGATATTGAAGCGCTGCAGGGAGTGGCGAAATTCCCCGCTCGAATTAAATGTGCGACTTTGTCATGGAAGGCCATGGAAAAAGGCTTAAAAGAGAACGAGCAATAA
- a CDS encoding cysteine desulfurase, producing the protein MNAKEIKQYFPILDQEVNGQPLVYLDSAATSQKPVQVIEALNKYYREDNSNVHRGVHTLGTRATDAYEGTRDKVRKFINAKAREEIIFTRGTTTSINTIAASYGRANVKEGDEIVITYMEHHSNIIPWQQLAKATGAALKYIPLQENGTILLDDAKAAITDKTKIVSVAMVSNVLGTVNPIKEIAAIAHQHGAVMVVDGAQAAPHMKIDVQAIDCDFLAFSGHKMCGPTGIGVMYGKKDLLEKMEPIEFGGEMIDFVGLYESTWKELPWKFEGGTPIIAGAIGLGAAIDFLEEIGLDEIERYEHRLAAYAMEKMSEIKGMEIYGPRIGEERAGLVTFNLADVHPHDVATVLDAEGIAVRAGHHCAQPLMKWLDVSATARASFYLYNTEEEVDKLVQGLLKTKEYFSDVF; encoded by the coding sequence ATGAATGCGAAAGAAATCAAACAATACTTTCCCATTCTCGATCAAGAAGTCAATGGTCAGCCGCTCGTTTATTTAGATAGCGCTGCGACTTCACAAAAGCCGGTGCAAGTCATAGAAGCGCTGAATAAGTATTATCGGGAGGATAACTCCAATGTTCACCGCGGCGTGCACACGCTTGGCACCCGCGCGACGGATGCTTATGAAGGCACCCGCGATAAGGTGCGCAAGTTCATTAACGCTAAAGCTCGTGAGGAAATTATTTTCACGCGCGGCACGACGACGTCCATCAACACGATTGCGGCAAGCTATGGCCGGGCGAATGTCAAGGAAGGCGATGAAATTGTCATCACCTACATGGAGCACCACAGCAACATCATTCCTTGGCAGCAGCTTGCCAAAGCAACGGGAGCGGCTTTGAAGTATATTCCGCTTCAAGAAAATGGAACGATCTTGCTCGATGATGCGAAGGCAGCCATCACGGATAAGACTAAAATTGTATCAGTGGCGATGGTATCTAACGTGCTGGGCACGGTTAACCCTATTAAAGAAATCGCCGCGATCGCTCACCAGCATGGGGCAGTAATGGTTGTGGACGGCGCTCAAGCTGCTCCGCATATGAAGATCGACGTGCAGGCGATTGATTGCGACTTCCTTGCTTTCTCCGGCCATAAAATGTGCGGTCCTACCGGCATCGGTGTGATGTACGGCAAGAAGGATTTGCTTGAGAAGATGGAACCGATTGAGTTCGGCGGAGAAATGATTGATTTTGTCGGTTTGTATGAATCCACTTGGAAAGAGCTTCCGTGGAAGTTTGAAGGCGGCACTCCGATTATTGCCGGAGCGATTGGATTAGGAGCAGCGATCGACTTTCTTGAGGAAATCGGCCTTGATGAAATTGAGCGCTATGAGCATCGTCTGGCCGCTTATGCGATGGAAAAGATGAGCGAGATCAAAGGTATGGAGATTTATGGCCCTCGCATAGGCGAGGAGCGCGCCGGATTGGTGACATTCAACTTAGCCGATGTTCATCCGCATGATGTGGCAACGGTTCTGGATGCTGAAGGGATCGCTGTCCGCGCTGGACACCATTGCGCCCAGCCGCTGATGAAATGGCTGGATGTCTCCGCAACAGCCAGAGCCAGCTTTTATTTATACAATACCGAAGAAGAGGTTGATAAGCTCGTTCAAGGGCTTCTCAAAACAAAGGAGTATTTTAGCGATGTCTTTTAA
- the sufD gene encoding Fe-S cluster assembly protein SufD, giving the protein MTVEINLPVDQEYVRSFSAQKGEAQWLTDLRLAALEKAEELPLPKADKTKIDKWNFTQFSTHEVKSEPFTALEELPEEVKALVDIEKADKNLYIQRNQTPSFLSLSEELKAQGVIFTDIFTAVKEHSELVEKYLMTEAVKPSEHKLTALHAALINGGVFLYVPKNIQVAEPIQAVYVHDNPDAVLFNHVLVVAEENSSVTYVENYVSTVETGEGIANIISEVVAGQNAEVVYGAVDHLSSGITAYVNRRAVTARDARVEWALGLMNDGDTVSENTTNLIGDGSYADTKTVVVGRGKQSQNFTTKVVHFGKNTEGYILKHGVMKDEAKSIFNGIGKIEHGASKSNAEQESRVLMLSEKARGDANPILLIDEDDVTAGHAASVGRVDPVQLYYLMSRGITRQEAERLVIHGFLAPVVDKLPIEGVKKQLTEVIERKVR; this is encoded by the coding sequence ATGACTGTAGAAATAAATTTACCAGTAGACCAAGAGTACGTTCGCTCTTTTTCAGCGCAAAAAGGCGAAGCCCAATGGCTGACTGATTTGCGTCTGGCTGCTCTTGAAAAAGCGGAAGAACTGCCGCTTCCAAAAGCGGACAAAACCAAAATTGACAAATGGAACTTCACTCAATTTTCCACTCATGAGGTAAAGAGCGAACCTTTCACGGCTCTTGAAGAGCTTCCGGAAGAAGTCAAAGCATTAGTGGATATCGAAAAAGCGGATAAGAACCTGTACATTCAGCGCAACCAAACGCCTTCCTTCCTTTCTCTGTCAGAGGAGCTGAAAGCGCAAGGAGTGATCTTTACAGATATTTTTACAGCGGTGAAGGAGCATAGTGAGCTCGTTGAAAAGTATTTGATGACAGAAGCGGTGAAGCCATCCGAGCATAAGCTGACTGCTTTGCATGCCGCATTAATCAACGGCGGGGTGTTCTTATATGTTCCGAAGAATATACAAGTCGCTGAGCCAATTCAAGCTGTGTATGTGCACGATAATCCAGATGCTGTTCTTTTCAACCATGTGTTGGTCGTTGCGGAGGAAAACAGCTCTGTCACTTACGTAGAAAACTACGTATCCACAGTGGAAACAGGTGAAGGAATCGCGAACATTATTTCCGAAGTAGTTGCCGGACAGAATGCGGAGGTTGTGTACGGAGCGGTGGATCATCTGTCCAGCGGCATTACTGCTTACGTAAACCGCCGTGCTGTGACCGCTCGTGATGCCCGGGTGGAATGGGCTCTCGGTTTAATGAATGACGGCGACACTGTATCAGAAAATACAACCAACTTAATCGGCGATGGATCTTATGCCGATACGAAAACGGTCGTGGTTGGCCGCGGCAAGCAATCTCAAAACTTTACAACAAAAGTAGTACACTTCGGCAAAAACACAGAAGGATATATCTTAAAGCACGGTGTTATGAAGGACGAAGCAAAATCGATCTTCAACGGCATCGGAAAAATTGAGCATGGCGCCTCTAAATCCAATGCCGAACAGGAATCACGCGTATTGATGCTGAGTGAAAAAGCGCGCGGTGATGCTAACCCGATTCTGCTCATCGATGAAGATGATGTAACAGCCGGCCATGCCGCTTCTGTCGGACGCGTGGATCCTGTGCAGCTGTATTATTTAATGAGCCGGGGAATTACTCGCCAAGAAGCCGAGCGATTAGTCATCCATGGATTCTTAGCACCAGTTGTGGATAAGCTGCCAATTGAAGGAGTTAAAAAGCAATTAACTGAAGTGATCGAAAGGAAAGTTCGCTAA
- the sufC gene encoding Fe-S cluster assembly ATPase SufC, with protein MASTLTVKDLHVAIDGKEILKGVNLEIKGGEFHAIMGPNGTGKSTLSSAIMGHPKYEVTQGSIELDGQNVLEMDVDERARAGLFLAMQYPSEISGVTNADFLRSAINSRREEGDEISLMKFIRKMDEKMEYLEMDQDMAQRYLNEGFSGGEKKRNEILQLMMIEPKIAILDEIDSGLDIDALKVVSKGINAMRGEDFGCLMITHYQRLLNYITPDQVHVMMQGRIVKSGGPELAQRLEAEGYDWIKQELGIEDETVSQ; from the coding sequence ATGGCATCTACATTAACGGTTAAAGATTTACACGTAGCAATTGACGGAAAAGAGATTTTAAAAGGTGTGAACCTTGAGATAAAAGGCGGGGAATTCCACGCGATTATGGGACCAAACGGAACAGGTAAATCCACTTTATCTTCCGCTATCATGGGACATCCAAAATACGAAGTCACTCAAGGAAGCATTGAGCTGGACGGCCAAAATGTGCTGGAGATGGACGTGGACGAGCGCGCTCGTGCAGGACTGTTCTTAGCGATGCAATATCCAAGCGAAATCAGCGGCGTAACGAACGCGGATTTCCTTCGCTCTGCAATTAACAGCCGCCGGGAAGAAGGCGATGAAATTTCTCTTATGAAGTTCATCCGCAAAATGGATGAAAAAATGGAATACCTTGAAATGGATCAAGACATGGCGCAGCGCTATTTAAACGAAGGCTTCTCCGGCGGAGAGAAAAAACGGAACGAAATTCTTCAGTTAATGATGATTGAGCCGAAAATCGCAATTCTTGATGAAATCGACTCCGGTCTGGACATCGACGCATTGAAAGTCGTGTCGAAAGGAATCAACGCTATGCGCGGTGAAGATTTCGGCTGCTTAATGATCACTCACTATCAGCGTCTTCTAAACTACATTACCCCGGATCAAGTGCATGTCATGATGCAGGGACGCATAGTAAAATCAGGCGGACCTGAGCTGGCGCAGCGCTTAGAAGCGGAAGGTTATGACTGGATCAAGCAAGAGCTTGGCATCGAAGACGAAACAGTTAGTCAATAA
- a CDS encoding carboxymuconolactone decarboxylase family protein produces MEEEEYSFIEEALLEYKEGLGVFAEKMPKLAHQYNQFTATCFQEGEVSQKEKQLIALGISVFAQDEYCIIYHVKGCLEQGCSEKEMYEALGVAAAFGAGAVMSQSVTLVQEAIREWSGK; encoded by the coding sequence ATGGAGGAAGAAGAGTATTCTTTCATTGAGGAAGCACTGCTGGAATACAAAGAAGGGCTGGGTGTGTTTGCGGAGAAGATGCCAAAGCTGGCTCATCAATATAATCAGTTTACGGCCACTTGTTTCCAGGAAGGGGAAGTTAGTCAAAAGGAAAAACAATTAATTGCACTTGGGATCAGTGTATTTGCCCAAGATGAATATTGCATCATCTATCATGTAAAGGGATGTTTGGAACAGGGATGCAGCGAGAAAGAGATGTATGAGGCGCTGGGCGTAGCGGCTGCCTTTGGTGCAGGAGCCGTCATGAGTCAAAGTGTCACGCTCGTGCAAGAAGCGATTCGCGAATGGAGCGGGAAATAG
- a CDS encoding MetQ/NlpA family ABC transporter substrate-binding protein, with amino-acid sequence MKKWLAALLTASVVLALAACGGSDEKEKGKSEGGNDKELVVGASNVPHAAILKEAQPLMKEKGYDLKIETFQDYILPNKALDEGSLDANYYQHIPFLENQKKEHGYKFENAGGIHIEPIGVYSKKYKSLDELPKGAKILLSSSVADHGRVLTLLEKEGLIKLKDGVKKEEATIEDIAENKKDLAFDYNFEPSFLPQAYNNGEGDAVVINSNFAIDNGLDPMKDSIVIEDKESPYVNVVAVRSGDESSDKIKALIEVLRSKEIQDFIKKEWNGAVVPVSE; translated from the coding sequence ATGAAAAAATGGTTAGCCGCATTATTAACAGCTTCTGTCGTATTGGCTTTGGCCGCGTGCGGAGGCTCAGATGAAAAAGAAAAAGGAAAGTCAGAAGGCGGAAATGACAAGGAGCTGGTCGTTGGAGCCTCTAACGTGCCGCATGCCGCCATTCTAAAAGAAGCGCAGCCTTTAATGAAAGAAAAAGGATACGATCTGAAAATCGAAACATTCCAGGACTACATTTTGCCTAATAAAGCGCTGGATGAAGGCTCTTTAGATGCCAACTATTATCAGCATATTCCATTCTTGGAAAATCAAAAGAAGGAGCACGGCTATAAATTTGAGAACGCTGGCGGCATTCACATCGAACCAATCGGCGTCTATTCTAAGAAATACAAGAGCTTAGATGAACTTCCAAAAGGAGCGAAGATCTTACTGAGCAGCTCAGTTGCTGACCATGGGCGCGTGCTGACATTGCTTGAAAAAGAAGGATTAATCAAGCTCAAAGATGGCGTGAAAAAAGAAGAAGCTACAATTGAAGACATTGCAGAAAATAAAAAAGACTTAGCGTTTGACTATAATTTTGAACCATCCTTCTTACCGCAAGCTTATAACAATGGTGAAGGGGATGCGGTTGTGATCAACTCCAATTTCGCCATCGACAACGGCTTGGATCCAATGAAGGATTCCATTGTCATTGAAGATAAAGAATCACCTTACGTCAATGTGGTCGCTGTCCGCAGCGGTGATGAATCATCCGATAAGATTAAAGCGCTGATCGAAGTTTTACGCTCCAAAGAGATTCAAGATTTTATTAAGAAAGAATGGAATGGCGCCGTTGTTCCAGTATCAGAATAA
- a CDS encoding methionine ABC transporter permease: MLEKWFPNVEWPDIWEATVETLYMTGVSVAATFILGIFLGLLLFLTSKSQIWENKPVYAVVAAFVNIFRSIPFIILIVLLIPFTKAMVGSMIGENAALPALIIGAAPFYARMVEIGLREIDKGVIEAARSMGAKTSTIIFKVLLPESMPALVSGITVTAIALVGYTAMAGVIGAGGLGNLAYLDGFQRSRNDVTIIATIVILVIVFVIQLIGDLLTSKLDKR; encoded by the coding sequence ATGCTTGAAAAGTGGTTTCCAAATGTGGAATGGCCGGATATTTGGGAAGCGACCGTTGAAACGCTGTATATGACAGGAGTATCCGTTGCGGCCACCTTTATTCTCGGGATCTTCCTTGGCTTGTTGTTATTTCTGACATCGAAAAGCCAAATTTGGGAGAACAAGCCGGTGTATGCTGTTGTAGCGGCTTTTGTGAATATCTTCCGTTCGATTCCTTTCATTATTTTAATCGTTTTATTAATTCCGTTTACAAAAGCGATGGTGGGGTCAATGATTGGCGAGAATGCGGCGCTGCCGGCGCTGATCATTGGAGCGGCCCCTTTCTATGCGCGAATGGTGGAAATCGGCTTGCGGGAAATTGACAAAGGTGTGATAGAGGCAGCGCGATCAATGGGAGCAAAAACAAGCACGATTATATTTAAAGTATTGCTGCCGGAATCTATGCCGGCGCTCGTTTCCGGCATTACGGTTACGGCGATTGCGTTAGTCGGCTACACCGCGATGGCGGGAGTAATCGGCGCTGGCGGGCTGGGCAATCTCGCTTATTTGGACGGATTCCAGCGCAGCCGCAATGACGTCACCATCATCGCTACGATTGTCATTCTTGTGATTGTATTTGTGATTCAGCTAATCGGTGACTTGCTCACCTCAAAATTAGATAAACGATAA
- a CDS encoding methionine ABC transporter ATP-binding protein yields MISISNVKKIFSTRNGDVTAVDQINLSIEKGEIFGVIGYSGAGKSTLIRMLNGLEAPSDGSVEVAGRKVSHIRGTELRQARQEISMIFQHFNLLWSRTVRENIAFPLEIAGVEKSKRQQRVDELIKLVELEGREDAYPSQLSGGQKQRVGIARALANNPKVLLCDEATSALDPQTTDAILELLVDINQRLGLTIVLITHEMHVIRKICHRVAVMESGRIVELGSVLDVFRNPQQPITQRFVQQVTEPEESKETMEHLLEQFPEGKVIKLTFIGETAEQPVITELIRRFHVTVNIVQGKVSQTQHGAYGSLFVHVTGPAEEVTRAVHYLEEHQVGSEVISNA; encoded by the coding sequence ATGATTTCGATTTCCAATGTGAAGAAGATCTTTTCAACAAGGAATGGAGACGTTACAGCTGTCGATCAGATCAATTTATCGATAGAAAAAGGCGAGATATTCGGAGTGATTGGGTACAGCGGAGCGGGGAAGAGTACGCTGATCCGCATGCTGAATGGCCTTGAGGCTCCGTCGGACGGATCGGTGGAAGTGGCCGGACGCAAAGTATCCCATATTCGGGGGACAGAATTGCGGCAGGCGCGTCAAGAGATAAGCATGATCTTTCAGCATTTTAACTTGCTGTGGTCAAGAACAGTCCGGGAAAATATCGCATTTCCGCTTGAAATTGCCGGAGTCGAGAAATCGAAACGGCAGCAGCGAGTCGATGAGCTAATAAAGCTTGTAGAGCTTGAAGGGCGGGAGGATGCCTATCCTTCCCAATTAAGCGGCGGGCAAAAGCAGCGGGTCGGCATCGCCCGGGCGCTGGCAAATAATCCGAAGGTGCTGTTGTGCGATGAAGCCACCTCGGCTCTTGATCCGCAAACAACGGATGCCATTTTGGAATTGCTTGTCGATATCAATCAGCGGCTGGGCTTAACCATTGTCTTAATCACCCATGAAATGCACGTGATCCGAAAAATCTGCCACCGCGTTGCTGTCATGGAATCCGGCCGCATCGTCGAGCTTGGTTCCGTGCTTGATGTATTCAGGAATCCGCAGCAGCCTATTACGCAGCGCTTTGTCCAGCAGGTTACCGAACCGGAGGAATCAAAAGAAACAATGGAGCATTTGCTGGAACAATTTCCTGAAGGGAAAGTGATCAAGCTGACTTTCATCGGCGAAACAGCCGAGCAGCCGGTCATTACCGAACTGATCCGCCGTTTCCATGTCACGGTTAATATCGTGCAGGGCAAAGTATCACAGACCCAGCATGGAGCTTACGGATCGCTGTTTGTGCATGTCACAGGACCGGCCGAAGAAGTGACAAGAGCCGTTCATTATTTAGAAGAACATCAAGTGGGCTCGGAGGTGATCTCAAATGCTTGA
- a CDS encoding thioredoxin family protein has product MSTEKLLKAIQQKDKTAIYAYAPMCGTCQIAGKMLDVVEQIVKNYSWFRIDLNYHEDFAERYSIESVPCLLIFKEGQLREKIYAFQSVPHIYEKLTNDGS; this is encoded by the coding sequence ATGTCAACAGAGAAATTGCTGAAGGCTATACAACAAAAGGATAAAACAGCGATTTATGCATATGCACCCATGTGCGGCACATGCCAGATAGCGGGAAAAATGCTTGATGTGGTTGAGCAAATCGTAAAGAATTACAGTTGGTTTCGCATTGATTTAAACTACCATGAAGATTTTGCCGAGCGGTACAGCATTGAAAGTGTCCCGTGTCTGCTTATATTTAAAGAAGGACAGCTGAGAGAGAAGATTTACGCCTTTCAGTCCGTCCCGCATATATATGAAAAATTAACAAATGACGGATCATGA
- a CDS encoding toprim domain-containing protein has translation MWPDKAIIVEGTSDKRKVQTIIKEPVDIICTNGTIGISKLDELIEELIGRDVYILVDADEAGEKLRRQFIRELPEAHHLYIDRIYKEVAAAPYRHLASVLISANIDIHGEFLLKDG, from the coding sequence ATGTGGCCGGATAAAGCGATAATTGTCGAAGGAACGTCTGATAAAAGAAAAGTTCAAACCATCATTAAGGAACCTGTCGACATTATTTGTACAAATGGAACGATCGGCATCAGCAAGCTTGATGAATTAATTGAAGAACTGATCGGGAGAGATGTGTATATTTTAGTGGATGCCGATGAAGCGGGAGAGAAGCTGCGCCGTCAATTTATTCGTGAATTGCCGGAAGCGCATCACCTTTATATAGACCGAATATATAAAGAGGTGGCAGCAGCCCCCTATCGTCATTTAGCGTCTGTGCTAATAAGCGCAAATATTGATATCCACGGAGAGTTTTTGTTAAAGGATGGATGA